From a single bacterium genomic region:
- the folP gene encoding dihydropteroate synthase, whose product MEKNYYIRKITPESAEKVIQEIGFDKSYLKQALSKYKFNLYKIQDLTCPQASIIKQLALSIGADAAIHREVLTCKIDKTDILISCTDSQLKLLFEKLKKQPFGLAKLAGNLSELLNKIPHPIKIRGKTFDWTQKTYIMGILNVTPDSFSDGGKFNTPEKAFEQAKYLIQSGADIIDIGGESTKPFSGEVHQDEELNRILPVLEKIREFDENIAISIDTRHSIVAKEAIKAGADIINDVSGFDWDLNMIDVASELQVPVVIMHSKPNPETMQINPTYEKNIIDAIYESLSNKVMKAVSSGIKPENIIIDPGIGFGKTLEHNIEIIKRVKEFKSLGCALLVGVSRKSMITNILKSSSSEETEEANISLNAYMASQGANIIRVHDTGKHFKAFKVLDRILY is encoded by the coding sequence ATGGAAAAAAATTATTATATAAGAAAAATAACGCCTGAAAGCGCGGAAAAAGTCATTCAGGAGATTGGCTTTGACAAATCATATTTAAAACAGGCTCTTTCAAAGTATAAATTTAATCTTTATAAAATACAGGATTTAACATGCCCTCAAGCCTCTATAATAAAGCAGCTTGCACTTTCTATAGGTGCTGATGCCGCTATTCACAGGGAAGTTCTTACATGCAAAATTGATAAAACGGATATTTTAATCAGTTGTACTGATTCTCAACTAAAACTTTTATTCGAAAAACTTAAAAAACAACCTTTCGGACTTGCGAAATTAGCGGGAAATCTCTCTGAACTACTAAATAAAATTCCTCATCCGATTAAAATAAGAGGAAAAACTTTTGATTGGACTCAAAAAACTTATATAATGGGGATTTTAAACGTCACTCCCGATTCTTTTTCGGATGGAGGAAAATTTAACACACCTGAAAAAGCTTTTGAACAAGCAAAATATTTGATTCAATCAGGCGCTGATATTATAGATATAGGCGGAGAATCCACAAAACCTTTTTCCGGAGAAGTTCATCAGGATGAGGAATTAAACAGAATCCTCCCTGTTCTTGAAAAGATAAGGGAATTTGATGAAAATATTGCGATTAGTATAGATACCAGACACTCTATTGTTGCAAAAGAAGCCATAAAAGCAGGGGCTGACATTATAAATGATGTCTCCGGTTTTGATTGGGACTTAAACATGATTGATGTTGCTTCCGAACTTCAGGTTCCCGTGGTAATTATGCATTCCAAGCCAAACCCCGAAACAATGCAAATAAATCCGACTTACGAAAAAAACATTATAGACGCTATCTATGAAAGCCTTTCCAACAAAGTGATGAAAGCTGTTTCTTCAGGAATAAAGCCCGAAAACATAATAATTGATCCGGGTATCGGTTTTGGAAAGACTTTAGAGCATAATATCGAGATAATAAAAAGAGTAAAAGAATTTAAGTCTTTAGGCTGTGCCTTATTAGTTGGTGTTTCAAGAAAATCAATGATTACAAATATATTAAAGTCTTCTTCATCCGAAGAAACAGAGGAAGCAAATATTTCTCTTAATGCCTATATGGCTTCACAGGGAGCAAATATTATCCGTGTTCATGATACAGGAAAGCATTTTAAGGCTTTTAAAGTTCTGGACAGAATCCTATACTGA
- the mtnA gene encoding S-methyl-5-thioribose-1-phosphate isomerase, with the protein MTFESKIRPIEWAENHVKLVDQTLLPYEYKTVNIKTYQEMASAIKNMIVRGAPAIGVSGAFGVALGAQTLSGFQNKQDFLEKLQEIGEFLKSTRPTAVNLAWAVDIQLDLAKNSFEATEKIIKLLEENAVKLLHDDIEINKKIGEHGSKIVPKSATILTHCNAGALATAGYGTALGVVRSAFAKDNTIQVFADETRPRQQGARLTTWELVEDKIPTTLITDGMCGYFMKKGMIDLVIVGADRIASNGDTANKIGTYTVALAAKAHNIPFYIAAPHSTIDMSIKSGDEITIEERDREEVTHINGKTVCAEGVNIINPGFDVTPAEFIAGIITETGIHKPSELKSLYKLEL; encoded by the coding sequence ATGACCTTTGAATCAAAAATAAGACCCATAGAATGGGCAGAAAACCACGTAAAACTTGTAGACCAAACATTGCTTCCTTACGAATACAAAACGGTCAATATAAAAACATATCAGGAAATGGCATCTGCAATTAAAAACATGATAGTTAGAGGCGCACCCGCCATTGGAGTTTCCGGGGCTTTTGGTGTTGCATTAGGCGCACAAACATTATCAGGATTCCAAAACAAACAGGATTTTCTCGAAAAACTTCAGGAAATTGGAGAATTTTTAAAATCAACCCGTCCCACAGCAGTAAATTTAGCATGGGCGGTGGATATTCAACTTGACTTGGCAAAAAATTCTTTTGAAGCTACAGAAAAAATCATTAAACTTCTTGAAGAAAATGCTGTAAAACTTCTTCATGACGATATAGAAATCAACAAAAAAATCGGTGAACACGGCTCAAAAATCGTTCCCAAAAGCGCGACAATACTTACACACTGCAATGCAGGGGCTTTGGCAACAGCAGGATACGGAACAGCTCTTGGGGTTGTTCGTTCAGCTTTTGCAAAAGACAACACGATTCAAGTTTTTGCTGATGAAACCCGCCCGCGTCAACAAGGCGCAAGGCTCACCACATGGGAACTCGTAGAGGATAAAATCCCTACAACTCTTATAACAGACGGTATGTGCGGATATTTCATGAAAAAAGGAATGATTGATCTTGTAATAGTCGGTGCCGACAGAATTGCTTCCAATGGCGATACGGCAAACAAAATAGGCACTTACACCGTTGCTCTTGCCGCAAAAGCTCATAATATACCTTTTTATATAGCTGCACCTCATTCTACAATCGATATGTCAATCAAATCAGGTGATGAAATCACCATAGAAGAGCGTGATAGAGAAGAAGTAACACACATAAACGGAAAAACTGTTTGCGCGGAAGGTGTAAATATAATTAATCCGGGTTTTGATGTTACCCCTGCTGAATTTATAGCGGGAATAATTACAGAAACAGGTATTCACAAGCCTTCAGAGTTAAAAAGTTTATACAAATTAGAACTTTAA
- the der gene encoding ribosome biogenesis GTPase Der: MNKKPIVAIVGRPNVGKSTFVNRLIGSRESIVDDMPGVTRDRLYFDIDWANRQFTIIDTGGIIPGMEDEIMLSIYTQVEIAAEQADVILFLVDGKDGLTATDEDIANLLRKGFKKPVFLVVNKIDTPEKNSLINEFYALGIGEPYPISAMHGTGDVGDLLDEIVKVLPEYREEEKIEKIKIAVVGKPNVGKSSLVNSLLGEDRVIVSDVSGTTRDTIDTELCVDGVNYTLVDTAGIRKKAKVEYGIEKFSVARSLKAIRNADVALLMIDALEGLTDQDKKISQIIVEDGKAFIIVVNKWDAVENKQTNSVSDFTKKIQKEAPFLNYVPLLFISAKTKQRLGKIFPAVQEAYEFTNKRIATNLLNKVILEALSLNPPPSQKGKRLRIYYSTQASVAPPTFILFVNNKDILTQSYEKYIENKLRESFGFFGTPIRIVIREKEEKK; encoded by the coding sequence ATGAATAAAAAACCGATAGTTGCAATAGTAGGCAGACCAAATGTCGGGAAATCGACTTTTGTAAACCGTCTTATAGGCTCAAGAGAATCCATAGTTGATGATATGCCGGGTGTTACAAGAGACAGACTTTATTTTGACATCGACTGGGCAAACAGACAATTTACCATAATAGACACTGGCGGTATTATTCCAGGGATGGAAGATGAAATTATGCTGTCTATCTACACTCAGGTGGAAATTGCGGCAGAACAAGCTGATGTCATTCTTTTCCTCGTTGACGGAAAAGACGGTCTTACGGCAACAGATGAAGATATTGCAAATTTACTAAGAAAAGGTTTTAAAAAACCCGTATTTTTAGTGGTAAACAAAATTGATACACCGGAAAAAAACAGTCTTATAAACGAATTTTATGCTCTCGGGATAGGAGAGCCTTATCCGATTTCCGCTATGCACGGAACTGGAGATGTAGGCGATCTTCTGGATGAGATTGTAAAGGTTTTGCCGGAATATCGCGAAGAAGAAAAAATCGAAAAAATCAAAATAGCCGTTGTTGGAAAACCAAACGTAGGCAAATCCTCTCTCGTAAATTCCCTTTTGGGAGAAGACAGGGTCATAGTCAGTGATGTTTCCGGCACGACAAGAGATACCATTGATACCGAACTTTGTGTAGACGGGGTAAATTATACTCTGGTCGATACGGCAGGCATAAGAAAAAAAGCCAAAGTTGAGTACGGTATTGAAAAATTTTCCGTAGCAAGAAGCTTAAAAGCAATAAGAAACGCTGATGTGGCTCTTTTGATGATAGATGCTCTTGAAGGTTTGACAGATCAGGACAAAAAAATAAGCCAGATAATCGTTGAGGACGGAAAAGCCTTTATCATTGTGGTGAACAAATGGGATGCCGTTGAAAATAAACAAACCAATTCAGTAAGCGACTTTACTAAAAAAATCCAAAAAGAAGCTCCTTTTCTAAACTATGTCCCTTTATTGTTCATAAGCGCAAAAACAAAACAGCGTTTAGGGAAAATTTTCCCTGCTGTTCAAGAAGCTTATGAATTTACAAATAAAAGAATCGCAACAAACCTTTTAAATAAAGTTATTTTAGAAGCTTTATCCCTAAATCCTCCGCCATCACAAAAAGGAAAGCGTTTAAGAATCTATTATTCAACACAGGCTTCTGTTGCTCCTCCTACTTTTATTCTTTTTGTCAATAACAAGGATATTTTGACTCAAAGTTATGAAAAATATATTGAAAACAAGCTCCGCGAATCTTTCGGGTTTTTCGGAACCCCTATCAGAATTGTAATCCGCGAAAAAGAAGAAAAGAAATAA